A genomic window from Serinus canaria isolate serCan28SL12 chromosome 4A, serCan2020, whole genome shotgun sequence includes:
- the LOC103824214 gene encoding nuclear cap-binding protein subunit 2: MSGLLHTTLSGLNSDSYCEISQYRDQHFRGSRQLQEKSLKISSTLYVGNLSFYTTEEQIQELFSKCGDVKRIVMGLDKIKKTPCGFCFVEYYTRADAEHAMRFINGTRLDDRIIRTDWDAGFKEGRQYGRGKTGGQVRDEYRTDYDVGRGGFGKIIQMQKANHQPAIY; this comes from the exons ATGTCGGGGCTGCTGCACACCACGCTCAGCGGGCTCAACAGCGACTCGTACTGCGAGATCAGCCAGTACCGCGACCAGCACTTCCGG GGtagcaggcagctgcaggagaaatcGCTGAAGATTTCCTCCACGCTGTACGTCGGCAACCTGTCCTTCTACACCACCGAGGAGCAGATCCAGGAGCTCTTCTCCAAGTGCGGGGATGTCAAGAGGATTGTCATGGGTCTGGACAAGATCAAGAAAACCCCCTGTGGCTTCTGCTTTGTAGA GTACTACACGAGAGCAGACGCTGAGCACGCCATGAGGTTTATCAACGGCACACGGCTGGACGACCGCATCATCCGCACGGACTGGGATGCAGGGTTTAAGGAGGGGAGACAGTATGGGAGAGGAAAGACTGGAGGACAG GTGCGAGATGAATACCGGACAGACTACGATGTGGGAAGAGGTGGCTTTGGCAAGATCATTCAGATGCAGAAGGCAAATCACCAGCCTGCAATCTATTAA
- the TEX11 gene encoding testis-expressed protein 11, protein MSMKTGKGWIDIGKASLADGFLENAMSSIEKLYAKLRKGSEGEADIEAHRADVEKSLFKVLSYQAESAVAQGDFQKAVMCVQRCKDMLMKLPKETCYLSILCYNFGVETYEWKRYEQSSFWLSQSYDIGKMDMKYSIGKEMQAKVLRLLATTYFEWDCILYLDKALKAISLANQENLHPAGFFLKVKILLKSGASDEDINSALAEFTHLEMSLDFCLNTAKLLLEHGRESVGFDFLKSVPERFESSPDLGKITLLHIEFLLQNKRELLAKQKIEEVIIGHYTGKQLLPEALNQLHIILWDRAAKHYEEKSYSEALHWYNYSVSFYTPGQIDQNLAKLQRNMASCYLHLKQVDKAKEAVKQAERCDPNSIFTKFSVYKIAVLENDTDKAMEAVIEMGKLAEKPSEHEDKLRVDKNTGSNLLSLAAQIALENDQQIVAIKALEYLSEQLQDCRQLFTSLKCLVRLMLSKVMAENSEKRDGDINSILTYLNLAHKKLAESFTEEKFTGDMRILEAHWFRKVVSIFVSLLAWNLAVQFKDSPEKMRDFFVLSFKLSQFCPSDKAVLIAQKTCLLMAAAVDLEMGRQQETPSEQTELFSQALQHLQTCKEIWKVLKLTGDFAKDPTDTLLLLYEFEARSKLNDPTLHNLMESVWEQPQIEIKTLEIIASLAMESPARYPVLCKKALKSALNLHRKQTVIDAVKFSKCLHSLINISLPTGLTDLDTCVLQEVWDYFEDALSVISITDAYPEMEILWLMTRAWNTGIFQYTVGKYKEAEQWCGLGMRFLNHLGSLKKTYEGHMVGLYSEVLDKLDRAKGFIPNEE, encoded by the exons ATGTCTATGAAAACTGGGAAAGGATGGATAGATATTGGAAAAGCTAGTCTTGCAGATGGATTTCTAGAGAATGCCATGAGT AGTATTGAAAAGCTGTATGCGAAGTTACGGAAGGGGAGTGAGGGTGAAGCAGATATTGAAGCGCACAGAGCTGATGTCgaaaaaagccttttcaaagTACTCTCTTACCAAGCTGAATCA gCAGTTGCTCAAGGGGATTTTCAGAAAGCGGTGATGTGCGTGCAGCGCTGCAAAGATATGTTGATGAAATTGCCAAAAGAA ACCTGTTACCTGTCAATCCTCTGTTACAATTTTGGAGTGGAAACCTATGAGTGGAAGAGGTATGAACAGAGCTCCTTCTGGCTCAG CCAGAGTTATGACATTGGGAAGATGGACATGAAATATTCTATTGGCAAAGAAATGCAG gCTAAAGTGCTGCGATTGTTAGCCACAACCTATTTTGAGTGGGATTGCATCCTGTACCTGGACAAGGCTTTGAAAGCCATAAGCTTGGCAAATCAG gAGAATTTGCAcccagcagggttttttttgaaagttaAAATTCTTCTTAAAAGTGGAGCATCAGATGAAGATATCAACTCAG CTCTTGCAGAATTCACACACCTTGAGATGTCTTTAGACTTCTGTTTGAATACTGCCAAACTGCTGCTGGAGCATGGAAG GGAATCAgttggttttgattttctgaAATCTGTTCCTGAACGATTTGAATCTTCACCTGACCTTGGAAAAATTACCCTGCTCCACATCGAGTTCCTGCTGCAGAATAAGAGGGAGCTGCTCGCTAAGCAAAAGATTGAAGAAGTTATTATAG GTCATTATACTGGCAAACAGCTGTTGCCTGAAGCCTTGAATCAGCTGCACATCATCTtgtgggacagagctgccaAACATTATGAG GAGAAAAGCTATTCTGAAGCCCTTCACTGGTACAATTATTCTGTCAGCTTCTATACACCTGGGCAGATAGATCAGAACTTGGCTAAGCTGCAGAGGAACATGGCTTCTTGCTATCTTCACCTGAAACAAGTTGACAAG GCTAAAGAGGCAGTTAAACAAGCAGAAAGGTGTGATCCAAACAGCATCTTTACTAAATTCAGTGTCTATAAGATTGCAGTGTTGGAGAACGATACTGATAAAG CTATGGAAGCAGTTATTGAAATGGGGAAACTAGCAGAAAAGCCATCAGAACATGAAGACAAGCTGAGAGTGGATAAAAATACAGGCAGCAACCTCTTGAGTTTAGCTGCCCAAATTGCTTTAGAG aATGACCAACAAATTGTGGCTATCAAAGCTTTGGAGTATTTGTCTGAACAGTTACAAGACTGCCGACAATTATTTACATCCTTAAA ATGTTTGGTCCGTCTGATGTTATCAAAAGTCATGGcagaaaattcagagaaaag AGATGGAGATATCAACTCCATACTGACTTACTTGAACTTGG CTCACAAGAAACTCGCTGAGTCTTTCACAGAAGAGAAATTTACAGGGGACATGAGGATCCTTGAAGCTCACTGGTTTAGAAAAGTTG TCTCtatttttgtgtctttgttAGCTTGGAACTTAGCTGTTCAGTTCAAGGACAGCCCTGAAAAgatgagggatttttttgtgctgtCTTTCAAG TTGTCCCAGTTTTGTCCCTCTGACAAAGCTGTTCTAATTGCTCAGAAGACATGCCTGTTAATGGCAGCTGCAGTTGATCTGGAAATGGGGAGACAACAAGAAACACCTTCAGAACAG ACGGAGCTTTTTAGTCAGGCCCTTCAGCATCTTCAGACATGCAAGGAGATATGGAAGGTGCTGAAATTAACAG GAGATTTTGCTAAAGACCCAACAGACACGTTGTTGCTGCTTTATGAATTTGAAGCAAGATCCAAACTGAATGATCCAACACTTCACAATCTTATGGAGTCAGTTTGGGAGCAACCACAAATAGAGATCAAGACACTTGAAATCATTGCAT CATTAGCAATGGAATCTCCAGCTCGGTATCCTGTACTGTGTAAGAAAGCTCTCAAGAGTGCACTAAACCTTCACAGAAAGCAGACTGTCATTGATGCTGTGAAATTTAG CAAATGCTTACACAGTTTGATTAACATTTCTTTGCCAACTGGATTGACAGACTTGGATacctgtgtgctgcaggaggtgtgGGACTACTTTGAAGATGCTCTGAGTGTAATTAGCATCACA GATGCTTACCCAGAGATGGAGATCCTTTGGTTGATGACAAGAGCTTGGAATACAGGAATATTTCAGTATACTGTTGGGAAATACAAGGAAGCTGAGCAGTGGTGTGGATTGGGAATGCGTTTCCTCAATCACCTAGGCTCTCTGAAGAAGACCTATGAAGGCCAT ATGGTTGGCCTTTATAGTGAGGTTCTGGACAAGCTGGACAGAGCAAAAGGATTTATTCCAAATGAAGAATAA